A genomic stretch from Campylobacter lari subsp. concheus includes:
- the mqnE gene encoding aminofutalosine synthase MqnE has product MQTIIEKLENQERLNEEEANKLWDLELFTLGKYAQRIRTNLHGKKVYFNINRHINPTNICADTCKFCAFSAHRKNPNPYTMTHEEIMKIVDETVLRDTKEIHIVSAHNKNTSWQWYLEIFKMIKEKYPFLHIKALTAAEIDFLSRAFNMSYEEVIEKMLEYGVDSMPGGGAEIFDEEVRKKICHGKVSSENWLKIHKLWHEKGRQSNATMLFGHIESRENRINHMIRLRNLQDQTGGFNAFIPLVWQQDNSFITGKKPLGSVEILKTLAIARIVLDNIKNIKAYWATMGINLAMVAQDFGANDLDGTIEKESIQSAGGAKSSNGLSLKTFIEMIQSSGYIAIERDSLYNELKTY; this is encoded by the coding sequence ATGCAAACAATTATAGAAAAACTAGAAAATCAAGAAAGATTAAACGAAGAAGAAGCTAACAAGCTTTGGGATTTAGAGCTTTTTACTTTAGGCAAATATGCACAAAGAATTCGAACTAATTTGCATGGTAAAAAGGTTTATTTTAATATCAATCGACATATTAATCCTACAAATATATGTGCAGATACTTGTAAATTTTGTGCTTTTTCAGCACATAGGAAAAATCCTAATCCTTACACTATGACACATGAAGAAATAATGAAAATAGTTGATGAGACAGTTTTAAGAGATACTAAAGAAATTCATATCGTTTCAGCGCATAATAAAAACACTTCATGGCAGTGGTATTTGGAAATTTTTAAAATGATTAAAGAAAAATATCCATTTTTACATATTAAAGCCCTAACCGCTGCTGAGATTGATTTTTTAAGCAGGGCTTTTAATATGAGCTATGAAGAAGTGATAGAAAAAATGCTTGAATACGGCGTTGATTCTATGCCAGGTGGTGGGGCTGAAATTTTTGATGAGGAAGTTAGAAAAAAAATTTGTCATGGTAAAGTAAGTAGTGAAAATTGGTTAAAAATTCATAAACTTTGGCATGAAAAAGGCAGACAAAGTAACGCCACAATGCTTTTTGGGCATATAGAAAGCAGAGAAAATAGAATTAATCATATGATAAGATTGAGAAATCTTCAAGATCAAACTGGTGGTTTTAATGCTTTTATTCCTTTGGTTTGGCAACAAGATAATAGTTTTATTACAGGTAAAAAACCACTTGGCTCGGTAGAAATTTTAAAAACCTTAGCTATTGCAAGGATAGTGCTTGATAATATTAAAAATATCAAAGCTTATTGGGCAACCATGGGTATAAATTTAGCTATGGTGGCTCAAGATTTTGGTGCAAATGATTTAGATGGTACTATAGAAAAAGAAAGTATACAAAGTGCAGGTGGGGCGAAAAGTTCAAATGGCTTGAGTTTAAAAACTTTTATAGAAATGA